One segment of Salvia splendens isolate huo1 chromosome 20, SspV2, whole genome shotgun sequence DNA contains the following:
- the LOC121780813 gene encoding glycine-rich RNA-binding protein RZ1A-like isoform X3, whose product MHHKVVLDKVSGRSRGFGFVSFEEERAMEEAIKAMNGMDLDGRDITVDKAQPNQGGRDRDGYRDQDRDRGRDRDRGRNRDSGGGRGSGGDCFKCGKPGHFARECPSGEGARGGGGRYGGRDDKYGGGSRYGPDRNGDKYSGRSRDSGRDSGRDSGRDSGRDRGGSGSDKYSRDRSGPYERPGSGSFRS is encoded by the exons ATGCATCATAAG GTTGTGCTTGACAAGGTTTCTGGCCGCTCTCGTGGTTTTGGGTTTGTTTCATTCGAAGAAGAGAGAGCTATGGAAGAAGCCATCAAAGcaatgaatggaatggatttgGATGGGCGGGACATTACCGTTGATAAAGCTCAACCCAACCAGGGAGGTAGAGACAGGGATGGATACAGAGACCAGGATCGTGACAGGGGGCGTGATCGTGATAGGGGTAGGAATCGTGACAGTGGGGGAGGGCGTGGATCAGGTGGAGACTGTTTCAAATGTGGAAAGCCGGGCCATTTTGCTCGAGAATGTCCCTCTGGTGAAGGAGCTAGAGGAGGGGGTGGTAGATATGGTGGAAGGGATGACAAGTATGGAGGTGGAAGTCGCTATGGCCCTGACCGTAATGGCGATAAGTATAGTGGGCGTAGCAGAGACTCTGGTCGAGACTCAGGGCGAGACTCTGGGCGAGACTCTGGCAGAGATCGTGGCGGATCAGGAAGTGATAAATATAGTCGTGATCGATCTGGACCTTATGAGCGTCCTGGATCAGGCAGTTTTCGCTCATGA
- the LOC121780813 gene encoding glycine-rich RNA-binding protein RZ1A-like isoform X1, with the protein MGDQDEFRCFIGNLAWSTSDRGLKQAFEKFGHLVEAKVVLDKVSGRSRGFGFVSFEEERAMEEAIKAMNGMDLDGRDITVDKAQPNQGGRDRDGYRDQDRDRGRDRDRGRNRDSGGGRGSGGDCFKCGKPGHFARECPSGEGARGGGGRYGGRDDKYGGGSRYGPDRNGDKYSGRSRDSGRDSGRDSGRDSGRDRGGSGSDKYSRDRSGPYERPGSGSFRS; encoded by the exons ATGGGGGACCAGGATGAATTTCGCTGCTTTATTGGTAATTTAGCATGGTCAACTTCAGATAGGGGATTGAAGCAGGCATTTGAGAAGTTTGGTCATCTTGTGGAGGCGAAG GTTGTGCTTGACAAGGTTTCTGGCCGCTCTCGTGGTTTTGGGTTTGTTTCATTCGAAGAAGAGAGAGCTATGGAAGAAGCCATCAAAGcaatgaatggaatggatttgGATGGGCGGGACATTACCGTTGATAAAGCTCAACCCAACCAGGGAGGTAGAGACAGGGATGGATACAGAGACCAGGATCGTGACAGGGGGCGTGATCGTGATAGGGGTAGGAATCGTGACAGTGGGGGAGGGCGTGGATCAGGTGGAGACTGTTTCAAATGTGGAAAGCCGGGCCATTTTGCTCGAGAATGTCCCTCTGGTGAAGGAGCTAGAGGAGGGGGTGGTAGATATGGTGGAAGGGATGACAAGTATGGAGGTGGAAGTCGCTATGGCCCTGACCGTAATGGCGATAAGTATAGTGGGCGTAGCAGAGACTCTGGTCGAGACTCAGGGCGAGACTCTGGGCGAGACTCTGGCAGAGATCGTGGCGGATCAGGAAGTGATAAATATAGTCGTGATCGATCTGGACCTTATGAGCGTCCTGGATCAGGCAGTTTTCGCTCATGA
- the LOC121780813 gene encoding glycine-rich RNA-binding protein RZ1A-like isoform X2 has translation MVLFQVVLDKVSGRSRGFGFVSFEEERAMEEAIKAMNGMDLDGRDITVDKAQPNQGGRDRDGYRDQDRDRGRDRDRGRNRDSGGGRGSGGDCFKCGKPGHFARECPSGEGARGGGGRYGGRDDKYGGGSRYGPDRNGDKYSGRSRDSGRDSGRDSGRDSGRDRGGSGSDKYSRDRSGPYERPGSGSFRS, from the coding sequence ATGGTTCTTTTCCAGGTTGTGCTTGACAAGGTTTCTGGCCGCTCTCGTGGTTTTGGGTTTGTTTCATTCGAAGAAGAGAGAGCTATGGAAGAAGCCATCAAAGcaatgaatggaatggatttgGATGGGCGGGACATTACCGTTGATAAAGCTCAACCCAACCAGGGAGGTAGAGACAGGGATGGATACAGAGACCAGGATCGTGACAGGGGGCGTGATCGTGATAGGGGTAGGAATCGTGACAGTGGGGGAGGGCGTGGATCAGGTGGAGACTGTTTCAAATGTGGAAAGCCGGGCCATTTTGCTCGAGAATGTCCCTCTGGTGAAGGAGCTAGAGGAGGGGGTGGTAGATATGGTGGAAGGGATGACAAGTATGGAGGTGGAAGTCGCTATGGCCCTGACCGTAATGGCGATAAGTATAGTGGGCGTAGCAGAGACTCTGGTCGAGACTCAGGGCGAGACTCTGGGCGAGACTCTGGCAGAGATCGTGGCGGATCAGGAAGTGATAAATATAGTCGTGATCGATCTGGACCTTATGAGCGTCCTGGATCAGGCAGTTTTCGCTCATGA